A portion of the Acidisarcina polymorpha genome contains these proteins:
- a CDS encoding DUF4239 domain-containing protein, whose protein sequence is MFNYTQSFLIVVFTVGGSLGFMLLLNRIWPWEKRHVHNDVIGWQLSVLGTTYAVMLGFMLYTVWTDFSAADLNADFEANALVNIYRLAIGLPEPQNTQLRGLTRSYARVVLEQDWPMMANDRVPEQSQQLNQKMWETLVSVRVASPPESTAEDHALSELSSLSERRRTRLLQSASRLPAILWCVLIIGGAVTIASASMFGSENTVLHVLQVFAFSMLISLVLVAIADIDRPFQGSVHVSSVAFERALENVK, encoded by the coding sequence ATGTTCAACTATACGCAAAGCTTTCTGATCGTGGTTTTTACCGTCGGCGGCTCGCTCGGGTTCATGTTGCTTTTGAACCGCATCTGGCCGTGGGAGAAACGCCATGTTCATAACGACGTCATTGGCTGGCAGTTAAGCGTGCTGGGAACCACCTATGCTGTCATGCTCGGCTTCATGCTCTATACGGTGTGGACGGACTTTTCGGCCGCGGATCTGAATGCGGACTTTGAGGCAAACGCACTGGTGAACATCTACCGCCTAGCCATTGGGCTTCCTGAACCCCAGAATACCCAACTTCGCGGCCTAACAAGGTCCTACGCCCGGGTTGTCTTAGAACAGGATTGGCCGATGATGGCTAACGACAGAGTTCCCGAGCAGAGTCAGCAGCTCAATCAGAAAATGTGGGAGACCCTGGTCTCGGTCAGGGTCGCGTCTCCTCCGGAGAGCACTGCGGAAGACCATGCTCTTTCCGAACTCAGCTCGCTCAGTGAACGGCGGCGAACCCGCTTGTTACAGAGTGCGTCGCGCCTCCCCGCTATTCTTTGGTGCGTCTTGATCATTGGAGGTGCGGTAACGATTGCCTCGGCTTCGATGTTTGGCTCGGAAAACACCGTCCTTCATGTGCTCCAGGTTTTCGCATTTTCGATGCTAATCTCGCTCGTATTAGTCGCGATTGCCGACATCGATCGACCTTTTCAAGGTTCGGTGCATGTCAGCAGCGTCGCTTTCGAACGTGCTCTAGAGAACGTGAAATGA